Proteins from a genomic interval of Medicago truncatula cultivar Jemalong A17 chromosome 3, MtrunA17r5.0-ANR, whole genome shotgun sequence:
- the LOC11429843 gene encoding patatin-like protein 2 gives MERTQSSLLQIQPPTYGNLVTILSIDGGGIRGIIPATILEFLESQLQELDGESARLADYFDVITGTSTGGLVTAMLSAPNDKQRPLFAAKDIKPFYLEHCPKIFPQQKHMLGSVGKLFKSLAGPKYDGNYLHSVVREKLGEIRVHETLTNIVIPTFDIKTSQPIIFSSYKIKNAPCMDARLSDICISTSAAPTYLPGYNFKNQDTEGNVREFNLIDGGVCANNPALVAVNEVTTQIINENNDFYAIKPMEYSRFLIISLGTGTPKNEQKFDSKLAAKWGLLDWLTHGGSTPLIDIFSQSSGDMVDFHLATVTQALNCQDNYLRIQDDTLTGTDSSVDISTKENLEKLCQIGDRLLKKPVSKVNLENGMFEPIENGETNQEALKRFAKILSQERKLRELTSPHTNNTLI, from the exons atgGAGAGAACACAATCATCACTTCTACAAATTCAGCCTCCTACCTATGGGAACTTAGTGACTATTCTAAGCATCGACGGTGGTGGTATTAGGGGAATTATTCCGGCAACTATTCTCGAGTTCCTTGAATCACAACTTCAAGAATTAGACGGTGAATCTGCTAGGCTCGCAGATTACTTTGATGTGATTACAGGAACTAGCACAGGTGGTCTTGTAACTGCCATGTTAAGTGCTCCAAATGATAAACAACGTCCACTTTTTGCTGCCAAGGATATCAAGCCCTTTTACTTGGAACATTGTCCAAAGATTTTCCCACAACAGAA GCACATGTTGGGATCGGTGGGGAAATTGTTCAAATCATTAGCAGGACCAAAATACGATGGGAATTACCTACACAGTGTGGTTAGGGAGAAGCTTGGGGAAATTCGTGTACATGAAACACTCACAAATATTGTGATCCCCACGTTTGACATAAAAACATCGCAACCAATCATTTTCTCATCTTATAAGATCAAGAACGCCCCTTGCATGGATGCTCGACTCTCGGACATATGCATCAGTACCTCTGCTGCTCCTACTTATCTTCCTGGTTACAACTTCAAGAACCAAGATACAGAAGGCAACGTACGTGAGTTCAACCTCATTGATGGTGGTGTTTGTGCAAATAATCCg GCTTTAGTAGCCGTGAATGAAGTAACGACGCAGATAATCAATGAGAATAATGACTTCTATGCCATCAAGCCCATGGAGTATAGCCGTTTTCTAATAATCTCATTGGGCACCGGAACACCAAAGAATGAACAAAAGTTTGATTCAAAATTGGCAGCAAAATGGGGTCTTTTGGATTGGTTAACTCACGGTGGTTCCACTCCCTTAATTGATATCTTTAGTCAATCCTCTGGAGATATGGTTGATTTCCATCTTGCTACTGTTACTCAAGCACTTAATTGTCAAGATAATTACCTTAGGATACAG GATGATACATTGACCGGTACAGATTCTTCGGTTGATATTTCCACAAAAGAGAATTTAGAAAAACTTTGCCAAATTGGTGACAGATTGTTGAAGAAACCAGTATCTAAGGTCAATTTAGAGAATGGTATGTTTGAGCCTATTGAAAATGGGGAGACCAACCAAGAAGCTCTCAAAAG
- the LOC11432298 gene encoding uncharacterized protein — protein METKDSLDIKSTKKFPLTLRLVVLAIAVVCGIYICSICFELKGVRTYSKFLGVSVFTQPCPHPSNVQEWEIPYLHYPEPKTYSREECSCNPVRYFCIVSMQRSGSGWFETFLNSHINVSSNGEIFSVEKRRENVSLILKTINEVYNLDWFTSASKNECSAAIGYKWMLNQGLMDHHKEIVEYLEQKQVSTIFLFRRNLLRRMVSVLANSYDKDVKLLNGTHKSHVHSTMEATILAKYKPKINVTLLIPELKKTNETIAKAISYFKSIRHIVLYYEDLVNNRTKLKDVQEFLKVPYRELESRQVKIHTAPLSMQIENWDEVQKTLTGTSYESFLYKD, from the exons ATGGAAACCAAG GATTCACTAGATATAAAATCTACAAAGAAATTTCCATTAACATTGAGGTTGGTAGTTTTAGCTATTGCGGTGGTTTGTGGAATATACATTTGCTCAATTTGTTTTGAGCTAAAAGGTGTAAGGACATATTCAAAGTTCTTAGGTGTTAGTGTCTTCACGCAACCATGCCCTCATCCTTCCAATGTCCAAGAATGGGAAATTCCCTACTTACATTATCCAGAACCCAAAACCTATAGTAG AGAGGAGTGTAGTTGCAATCCTGTACGATATTTTTGCATTGTGTCAATGCAAAGATCTGGGAGTGGTTGGTTTGAAACATTTTTGAATAGTCATATTAACGTAAGCTCAAATGGAGAAATATTTTCAGTTGAGAAAAGAAGGGAAaatgtttctttaattttgaagaCTATAAATGAAGTGTATAATCTTGATTGGTTCACTAGTGCTTCCAAGAATGAGTGCTCTGCTGCTATTGGCTACAAGTGGATGCTTAATCAG GGTTTGATGGATCATCATAAAGAAATAGTTGAATATTTGGAGCAAAAACAAGTTTCTACAATATTCTTGTTCAGAAGAAATTTACTCCGTAGAATGGTATCTGTACTAGCCAACTCCTATGACAAAGATGTCAAGCTATTGAATGGAACACACAAGTCTCATGTGCACTCTACAATGGAG GCTACAATTCTTGCAAAGTATAAGCCAAAAATCAATGTCACGTTATTGATACCAGAACTAAAGAAAACAAATGAGACAATTGCAAAAgccatatcatattttaaaagcATTCGACACATTGTTCTTTACTACGAGGATCTTGTTAACAACCGCACG AAATTGAAGGATGTTCAAGAATTTTTGAAGGTGCCATATAGAGAACTAGAGAGTCGACAAGTCAAGATACATACTGCTCCATTGTCAATGCAAATTGAAAATTGGGACGAAGTTCAGAAAACATTGACTGGGACGTCGTATGAGAGTTTTCTCTACAAAGATTAA